One stretch of Flavobacterium sp. 9 DNA includes these proteins:
- a CDS encoding helix-turn-helix domain-containing protein: MSKKAKSIPVNPAAGEFESGIAIIGRISVKDLDSFEEFEESHRDNFHLFLLQESGTTGIEIDFQTYKIQPSSLLYIHPNQIHRLIGFENVTFSGWAIDNENLNPEYLKLLEDITPVKPLLINEETFSVISETIALGVKISERNHEKLYHSILKDSCNVLIGLVISQYLEQTKTPDSLSRFDTITKAFKGLLERNYTSVKKPVEYAEMLNISTAYLNECVKNTTGFSVTYHIQQRIILEAKRMLYHSDKSVKEIAADLGYDDYPYFSRLFSKVTGITPLAFRNKNHE, encoded by the coding sequence ATGTCTAAAAAAGCAAAATCAATTCCTGTAAATCCTGCTGCTGGCGAATTTGAGTCTGGAATTGCAATTATTGGAAGAATATCTGTTAAAGATTTAGATTCTTTTGAAGAATTTGAAGAGTCGCATCGGGATAATTTTCATTTGTTTCTTTTGCAGGAAAGCGGAACTACGGGCATCGAAATTGACTTTCAGACTTATAAAATTCAGCCTTCTTCCCTACTCTATATTCATCCCAATCAGATACATCGTTTAATAGGTTTCGAAAATGTAACTTTTAGCGGTTGGGCAATTGATAATGAAAATCTAAATCCTGAATATCTGAAATTATTAGAAGATATTACGCCCGTAAAACCTTTGTTGATAAACGAGGAAACATTTTCTGTGATTTCAGAAACTATTGCGCTTGGTGTAAAGATATCCGAAAGAAACCACGAAAAGTTATATCATTCGATACTTAAAGACAGTTGCAACGTATTAATTGGATTGGTTATTTCGCAATATTTAGAACAAACCAAAACTCCAGATTCACTTTCCAGATTTGATACAATAACCAAAGCTTTCAAAGGGCTTTTAGAACGCAATTATACTTCTGTCAAAAAACCTGTGGAATATGCTGAAATGCTAAATATATCAACGGCTTATCTTAACGAATGCGTAAAAAATACGACAGGTTTTTCTGTTACTTATCACATTCAGCAACGCATTATTCTTGAAGCAAAACGAATGTTATATCATTCAGATAAATCTGTAAAAGAGATTGCAGCTGATTTGGGTTATGATGATTATCCGTATTTTTCGAGATTATTTTCTAAAGTAACCGGAATAACGCCTTTAGCTTTTAGAAATAAAAACCACGAATAG
- a CDS encoding NAD(P)/FAD-dependent oxidoreductase: protein MEALKGINLIENKSIAIIGGGPGGLTLARLLQLKGANVKVYERDENRHIRLQGATLDLHFESGLKAIEAAGLLNAFKENYRPDNDKYRVVDQNGIIFHDDHQKESTGDFGDEWFRPEIDRGPLRDILLDSLESETVVWNSHIVSVENIENVWQIVFQNGNIANADIVIGADGANSKIRPFVTPIKPVYSGVTYLVGNIENSEKNTPQINDLLKGGKISAMADSKTLFLSAKGDGSLDFYIGWKTDENWTAKSGIDFKNVKQVQAWFNKEFKNWSGIWQELFKENETTFVPRPLYGMPSDQNWESQSNITLLGDAAHLLPPNGEGVNAAMLDALELCENLTNGKFPNLKEAITDYEKEMFERFVKEEKVTEEFLDFMYSPKGLEIMVEMFHELPN from the coding sequence ATGGAAGCATTAAAAGGAATAAATCTAATAGAAAATAAAAGTATAGCAATTATTGGCGGTGGTCCGGGCGGACTTACTTTAGCAAGACTTTTACAGCTTAAAGGCGCAAACGTAAAAGTATACGAAAGAGACGAAAATAGACATATAAGATTGCAAGGCGCGACGCTCGATTTGCACTTTGAATCTGGGTTGAAAGCAATTGAAGCTGCTGGTTTGCTGAACGCTTTCAAAGAAAACTACAGACCTGACAACGACAAATATCGCGTTGTGGATCAAAACGGAATCATTTTTCATGACGATCATCAGAAAGAATCAACGGGTGATTTCGGCGACGAATGGTTTAGACCGGAAATCGATCGCGGACCGTTAAGAGATATTTTGCTAGATTCGCTTGAGTCAGAAACTGTTGTTTGGAACAGTCATATTGTTTCGGTAGAAAATATTGAGAATGTGTGGCAAATTGTTTTTCAAAACGGAAACATTGCAAATGCCGATATTGTTATTGGAGCTGATGGCGCCAATTCTAAAATCCGTCCGTTTGTTACGCCAATCAAACCTGTTTATTCGGGCGTTACTTATTTGGTTGGAAATATTGAAAACTCAGAAAAGAATACTCCGCAAATTAATGACTTATTAAAAGGCGGGAAAATATCGGCAATGGCAGATTCTAAAACCTTGTTTTTAAGCGCTAAAGGCGACGGAAGTTTAGATTTTTATATTGGATGGAAAACGGATGAAAATTGGACAGCAAAAAGTGGTATTGATTTTAAAAATGTAAAACAAGTTCAAGCTTGGTTTAATAAAGAATTCAAGAATTGGTCAGGTATTTGGCAGGAATTATTTAAGGAAAATGAAACGACTTTTGTTCCAAGACCTTTATACGGAATGCCTTCTGATCAAAACTGGGAATCGCAATCGAATATTACTTTGCTTGGTGACGCGGCGCATTTACTGCCTCCAAACGGTGAAGGTGTAAATGCGGCAATGCTTGATGCGCTTGAATTATGCGAAAATCTAACCAATGGAAAATTTCCGAATCTAAAAGAAGCAATTACTGATTATGAAAAAGAAATGTTCGAAAGATTTGTCAAGGAAGAAAAAGTAACTGAAGAGTTTCTGGATTTTATGTACTCGCCAAAAGGCTTGGAAATCATGGTCGAAATGTTTCATGAATTACCAAATTGA
- a CDS encoding AraC family transcriptional regulator, producing MPSDEIQYKKNLSDESITDFVECFWMVDNSTGVEKEVVVMPDANFDLVFSKDKDEPFQIYLLGLGTLYDKRNIEANTKMFFISFKLLAAEYIFQQSIAHLLNEFQLLPNNYLGFVESDLDDFDSFCLKANHIIKELIPKTIDSRKQKLFELIYTSNGEMSIKEFSEKTFWESRQINRYFTKYFGISLKVYCGFLRFRVSFDQIKKGELYPELNFSDQAHFSREVKKLSGVNPRELSRNENDRFIQVSAIDNK from the coding sequence ATGCCATCTGACGAAATTCAATATAAAAAAAACTTGTCTGACGAATCTATAACAGATTTTGTTGAGTGTTTTTGGATGGTTGATAATTCGACGGGAGTTGAAAAAGAAGTTGTTGTGATGCCAGATGCCAATTTTGACTTGGTTTTTTCGAAAGATAAAGACGAGCCATTTCAGATTTATTTACTTGGACTTGGAACTTTATATGATAAAAGAAATATCGAAGCTAATACTAAAATGTTCTTTATTAGCTTCAAACTTTTGGCAGCTGAATATATTTTTCAGCAATCTATAGCGCATCTTTTAAATGAGTTTCAGTTATTGCCAAATAATTATTTGGGGTTTGTAGAAAGTGATCTTGATGATTTTGATTCTTTTTGTTTGAAAGCAAATCATATTATAAAAGAATTGATTCCAAAAACGATTGACAGTAGAAAACAAAAGCTTTTTGAGTTAATTTATACTTCAAATGGAGAAATGTCGATTAAAGAATTCTCAGAGAAAACATTCTGGGAAAGCCGACAAATAAACCGTTATTTCACAAAGTATTTTGGAATTTCTCTCAAAGTTTACTGCGGATTTCTGCGCTTTCGGGTTTCATTCGACCAAATCAAAAAAGGAGAACTTTATCCTGAACTTAATTTTTCTGATCAGGCTCATTTTAGCAGAGAAGTTAAAAAATTATCCGGCGTAAATCCGCGTGAATTATCCAGAAATGAAAACGACCGATTTATTCAAGTTTCCGCTATAGACAACAAGTAA
- a CDS encoding NAD(P)/FAD-dependent oxidoreductase — translation MLLKDKKVAIIGGGPVGLTTARLLQQKGVDVTVYEWDKNAQSRISGGTLDIHKGSGQMALEKAGLLELYYHYARPTGERSLDIHANILEESLPTEENKFDRPEIDRNHLRKILLDSLDKNTVVWDSQLTELEKLDDQYRLHFQNGKTALADFVIVANGGKSKARQIVTDIVPQYTGTYIIQGEVLDPQKSCPLFKKLCGEENTMALAERKMLFCQVKSNGALNYYLSFKIDENWVEKENMDFSNKEMVLNYLDKLFVNWDSTFKELFNATDNFVGLPMRRMFLNEPWQSQSNITLVGDAAHVMPPFAGIGVNIGLLDALHLAKSLTEEDFPDLLSAVKDYERKMIVYASEAQEQTQMAEEGIHSDEGFEENRKAKEEWDQKILEPKEIK, via the coding sequence ATGTTATTAAAAGATAAAAAAGTAGCAATCATAGGCGGCGGACCTGTAGGCTTAACCACAGCAAGACTTTTACAGCAAAAAGGTGTAGATGTAACCGTTTATGAATGGGATAAAAATGCACAATCAAGAATATCTGGAGGAACGCTGGACATTCATAAAGGTTCTGGTCAAATGGCGCTCGAAAAAGCGGGTTTACTAGAATTATACTATCATTATGCAAGACCAACCGGAGAACGCAGTTTAGATATTCATGCCAATATTCTCGAAGAAAGTTTGCCTACGGAAGAAAACAAGTTTGATCGTCCGGAAATTGACAGAAATCATCTGAGAAAAATTCTGCTTGACAGTTTAGATAAAAATACGGTTGTTTGGGACAGTCAATTAACTGAACTTGAAAAACTAGACGATCAATATCGTTTGCATTTTCAGAACGGAAAAACTGCATTGGCTGATTTTGTAATTGTTGCTAATGGTGGAAAAAGTAAAGCAAGACAAATAGTTACGGATATTGTTCCGCAATATACTGGTACTTATATTATTCAGGGTGAAGTTCTTGATCCCCAAAAAAGTTGTCCTTTATTTAAAAAACTTTGTGGTGAAGAAAATACAATGGCTCTTGCCGAAAGAAAAATGCTTTTTTGCCAGGTAAAATCTAACGGCGCTTTGAATTATTATCTTTCTTTTAAAATTGACGAAAATTGGGTTGAAAAAGAAAATATGGATTTTTCTAACAAAGAAATGGTTCTTAATTATCTCGATAAACTTTTTGTGAATTGGGATTCGACATTCAAGGAATTATTTAACGCAACTGATAATTTTGTTGGATTGCCAATGCGGAGAATGTTCTTGAATGAACCTTGGCAAAGTCAAAGCAATATTACGTTGGTTGGTGACGCTGCACACGTAATGCCTCCATTTGCCGGAATTGGTGTAAATATTGGTTTACTAGACGCTTTACATTTGGCGAAAAGCCTTACTGAAGAAGATTTTCCTGATCTGCTTTCGGCCGTAAAAGATTACGAACGAAAAATGATTGTTTATGCAAGCGAAGCGCAGGAACAAACACAAATGGCGGAAGAAGGAATACATTCTGATGAAGGTTTTGAAGAAAATCGAAAAGCTAAAGAAGAATGGGATCAAAAAATATTAGAGCCAAAAGAGATAAAATAA